Genomic DNA from Nonomuraea rubra:
CCTCCAGCTCCACCCCCGCGAACGCCGCCTTCGCCCACCCCACGGAGCCGCCGGCCCACTGGGCGAACTCCGCGGGCGTGGCGGGCCCGTACGCCCGCAGGTAGGCCCCGGCCAGCCAGGCGGGCCCGTCCGTCGCCGGCGGGGCCTCCGGCGCGGCGGTGTAGGTGACCTTGCGGCCGCGTCCGGCGCCGAAGACGAACGCGCCCCGGTGCGCCGCCAGGTGCATGACCTGCCGCCAGCGCGGCCAGTAGGTCTGGAACGCGGGCATGACCAGGTCGCCCGCCCACGGCCCGGTGGCCGCGACGACCGCCTCGCTCAGCTCGTCCATCGTCAGCTCGGCGCCCTGGAGCGCGTCGCGGATGGCCGCCACCACCTGGTCGCTCTGCTCGTCCGTCATCCGGATGGACGCCGGGGCGGGCGTGGCGGGCAGCGTGGACAGGGCGGCGACCCATCTGGGCAGGTCGCGGGCGGGCAGCAGGTGAACGGTGCCGCGCGGGCCGTGCGTCTTGACCAGGCTTCGCTCCTTCCACAGCGCCTCGCGCACGTGGACGCGGGTGACGCCGTCGAGCCGCAGCCCGACGGACAGCTCGGCGGCGGCCATGACCTGGGCGTGCGCGCCGCACATGGCGGCCACCGTCTCCTCAGGGCCGCCAGGTGCGGCGCTGACGAGCCCGGCGCGCTCCAGCCGTCTCGCGCTGACCTGCGGCCACGACAGTTCGATCACGGGAATGTGCCCTCTCTTCCGTCCGACGGCACCCACAGTACGAGGCAATGCGGAAAGGTTCCTTCCGCAAGGGCGAAAGCGTTGAAAGTGGACGACAAGTGATCTTCCAGTCGATCCCATTAGTCTCACGGGTCATGATCCGCCTCAGTCCCGCCCTCGGGCCGCTCACCCCCCGTCAGCGCTGGCGCAGGGCCCGGCTCCAGGCCTACTCCTGGACCCTGACCGGCGCGTACCGGCTGGGCACCCTGAACCCCGCGATCTGGCGCATGGTCGCCCGCGGCTACCACCCCGCGCTCGACTGGGTCGCGGCCCGCCACGCCAGGGTGGCCTGCCAGTTCGCGGCCGTGGACGTGCCCGCCTACCGCCACTTCCTGAACACGCGCGACGCCGGGCGGGCCCGCCTGCTGGCCGACTTCCCGGAGACGACCAAGCAGAACTACGCCGGCGCGTACGACGAGGCCAGCCGCTGCCAGGAGGGCAGGCTGCACCGGCCCGGCGTGATCGTGGACGAGTCGTCGGGGTCCAGCGGCAAGCCGTACAACTGGGTACGCGGGCCGCGCGAGCTGCAGGGCATCTACCGCAACGCCGCCGGGTACATCGGGCTGGTCTTCCCCGGCAGGCGGCTGTTCGTGATCAACGCGTACTCGATGGGCGCCTGGGCCACCGGCACCACCACCGGGGCCGCCATGGCGCGCATCGCGATGGTCAAGAACACCGGCCCCGACCTGGAGAAGATCGCCGACACGCTGGAGCACTTCGGCCCCGGCTACGACTACGTGGTGGCGGCGTACCCGCCGTTCCTCAAGCACCTGCGCGACCGCCTCGACGAGGCGGGCTTCCCGTGGGAGGACTACCGCATCCGCGGCATGGTCGGCGGCGAGGGCATGACGGAGGCGCTGCGCGACTACCTGGAGGAGCGCTTCGAGGAGGTGCGCTCCGGCTACGGCGCCAGTGACCTGACGATCGGCATGGGCGCGGAGAGCGGCTTCAGCGTACGGCTGCGCAAGCGCCTGGCCACCGACCAGCGGCTGCGCGACGCCCTGCTCGGCCCCGGCGAGCAGCGGCTGCCGATGATCTTCCACTACAACCCGCTGGAGACGTTCCTGGAGGTGAACGCCGACGGCGAG
This window encodes:
- a CDS encoding winged helix DNA-binding domain-containing protein is translated as MIELSWPQVSARRLERAGLVSAAPGGPEETVAAMCGAHAQVMAAAELSVGLRLDGVTRVHVREALWKERSLVKTHGPRGTVHLLPARDLPRWVAALSTLPATPAPASIRMTDEQSDQVVAAIRDALQGAELTMDELSEAVVAATGPWAGDLVMPAFQTYWPRWRQVMHLAAHRGAFVFGAGRGRKVTYTAAPEAPPATDGPAWLAGAYLRAYGPATPAEFAQWAGGSVGWAKAAFAGVELEEVRLEGRPAWVLAGDTAVPGEPPRGVRLLPYFDAYVVAGRPRELLYAGAAARRALNGGQAGNFPVLLVDGNVAGVWHQRRSGSRIDVTVEPLRDLTPGQLGELQEQVLRMGEVMEGRPRLTIGPVTVGAHA
- a CDS encoding phenylacetate--CoA ligase family protein: MIRLSPALGPLTPRQRWRRARLQAYSWTLTGAYRLGTLNPAIWRMVARGYHPALDWVAARHARVACQFAAVDVPAYRHFLNTRDAGRARLLADFPETTKQNYAGAYDEASRCQEGRLHRPGVIVDESSGSSGKPYNWVRGPRELQGIYRNAAGYIGLVFPGRRLFVINAYSMGAWATGTTTGAAMARIAMVKNTGPDLEKIADTLEHFGPGYDYVVAAYPPFLKHLRDRLDEAGFPWEDYRIRGMVGGEGMTEALRDYLEERFEEVRSGYGASDLTIGMGAESGFSVRLRKRLATDQRLRDALLGPGEQRLPMIFHYNPLETFLEVNADGELLCTINTKSCLQPKLRYNVGDEARLHPLAEVRRALGEDDYAAMWTDERMNLPLLFLFGRKDSTISYMGANLYPQDVEYGLYQGNPYAAAINRFCLSLEELPGLEYRPVINLEVRGEVDHGVLAEICRKGVVAHLSAVSRDFAESLKEDPTAADLRIKVFGLGEGPFARLTKMKNVYLVKDA